The sequence GGTAGAGGATCTCGACACCGTCGATCCCGCGCACCCCGGCGGCGAGGCGCTGGGCCATCGCGTTGGCGTGGGCGGCGGAGCGCAGCCACAGGCCGTCGGCGAGGAGCGCCTCGAACTGGGCGGAGACGAAGCGCATCTTGGACGCGAGCTGCATCGAGAGCTTGCGCAGGTGCTTCATGTGGCGGATGCCGTCGGGGTCCAGGACGACGACGGCCTCGCCGAAGACCATGCCGTTCTTCGTGCCGCCGAAGGAGAGCAGGTCGACGCCCGCGTCGGTGGTGAACGCCTTGACCGGGACGCCGAGCGCCGCCGCCGCGTTGGCGAGGCGGGAGCCGTCGAGGTGGACCTTCATGCCGCGCTCGTGGGCGTGCGCGCAGATCGCGGCGATCTCCTCGGGCGTGTAGAGCGTGCCGAGTTCGGTGGACTGGGTGATCGAGACGGCCTGCGGCATCGCGCGGTGCTCGTCGTCCCAGCCGTACGCCTCGCGGTCGATCAGCTCGGGGGTGAGCTTGCCGTCCGGGGTGGGCACGGTGAGGAGCTTGAGCGAGCCGACGCGCTCGGGCGCCCCGCCCTCGTCCACGTGGATGTGCGCGGAGTCGGCGCAGATGACGGCGCCCCAGCGGTCGGTGACGGCCTGGAGCGACACGACGTTGGCGCCGGTCCCGTTGAAGACGGGGAACGCCTCGGCGCGGGGGCCGAAGAGGTCCCGCATGATCACCTGGAGGTGCTCGGTGTAGGCGTCGCCGCCGTACGCCACCTGGTGTCCGCCGTTGGCGACGGCGAGCGCGGCGAGGACCTCCGGGTGGGCGCCGGCGTAGTTGTCGCTGGCGAAGCCGCGTA comes from Streptomyces sp. Tu6071 and encodes:
- a CDS encoding threonine aldolase family protein, with the translated sequence MTEAGTATRRHHDPAIRGFASDNYAGAHPEVLAALAVANGGHQVAYGGDAYTEHLQVIMRDLFGPRAEAFPVFNGTGANVVSLQAVTDRWGAVICADSAHIHVDEGGAPERVGSLKLLTVPTPDGKLTPELIDREAYGWDDEHRAMPQAVSITQSTELGTLYTPEEIAAICAHAHERGMKVHLDGSRLANAAAALGVPVKAFTTDAGVDLLSFGGTKNGMVFGEAVVVLDPDGIRHMKHLRKLSMQLASKMRFVSAQFEALLADGLWLRSAAHANAMAQRLAAGVRGIDGVEILYPVQANGVFARLPHEVTERLQKRYRFYYWDEAAGSVRWMCAFDTTEDDVDGFLAALREEMTR